In Pseudomonas sp. Leaf58, one DNA window encodes the following:
- a CDS encoding glycine cleavage system protein R, translating into MSTPTVREQFLVISALGPNPMELANVLSRAAFENRCAVVTSRLSRHGETSALVLQVGGSWDALARLEAMLPGLGKKHGLTLDVVRSADQEVRPQALPYVAYVSAAYRPDIINELCQFFLDHRVELEAMTCDTYLAPQTGSSMLNAQFTVILPAGTQISWLRDQFLDFADALNLDALIEPWRPQNPV; encoded by the coding sequence ATGTCCACCCCCACAGTCCGCGAACAATTCCTTGTCATCAGTGCCTTGGGCCCTAACCCCATGGAGCTGGCCAACGTACTCAGCCGCGCCGCCTTCGAAAACCGCTGCGCGGTGGTCACCTCGCGCCTGAGCCGTCACGGCGAGACCAGCGCCCTGGTATTGCAGGTGGGCGGCAGCTGGGATGCCCTGGCACGCCTCGAAGCCATGCTGCCGGGCCTGGGCAAGAAGCACGGCCTGACCCTGGACGTGGTGCGCAGCGCCGATCAGGAAGTGCGCCCGCAGGCCCTGCCCTACGTGGCCTACGTCAGCGCCGCCTACCGCCCGGATATCATCAACGAACTGTGCCAGTTCTTCCTCGACCACCGCGTCGAGCTCGAAGCCATGACCTGCGACACCTACCTGGCGCCGCAAACCGGCAGCAGCATGCTCAATGCGCAGTTCACCGTGATCCTGCCGGCCGGCACCCAGATCAGCTGGCTACGTGACCAGTTCCTGGACTTTGCCGATGCCCTCAACCTTGACGCGCTGATCGAGCCATGGCGCCCACAGAACCCAGTGTAA
- a CDS encoding peroxiredoxin, which translates to MAVALDQPVADFQAQATSGQTVSLAGLKGQQVVVYFYPKDSTPGCTTEGQGFRDQHDAFAAANTVVFGVSRDGIKSHENFKAKQGFPFELISDKDEALCQLFDVIKLKKLYGKEYLGVDRSTFLIDRDGVLRQEWRGVKVPGHVDAVLAAAQALNKA; encoded by the coding sequence ATGGCTGTAGCACTCGACCAACCGGTTGCCGACTTCCAGGCCCAGGCCACCAGCGGGCAAACCGTCAGCCTGGCCGGCCTCAAGGGCCAGCAAGTGGTGGTGTACTTCTACCCGAAGGACAGCACCCCGGGCTGCACCACCGAAGGCCAGGGTTTCCGTGACCAGCACGATGCCTTTGCCGCAGCCAATACCGTGGTGTTCGGTGTGTCGCGCGATGGCATCAAGTCGCACGAGAACTTCAAGGCCAAGCAAGGTTTTCCGTTCGAGCTGATCAGCGACAAGGACGAGGCGTTGTGCCAGCTGTTCGACGTGATCAAGCTGAAGAAGCTGTATGGCAAGGAATACCTGGGCGTCGACCGCAGCACCTTCCTGATCGACAGGGACGGTGTGCTGCGCCAGGAATGGCGCGGGGTGAAGGTGCCGGGGCATGTGGATGCCGTATTGGCGGCCGCTCAGGCCCTGAACAAGGCTTGA
- a CDS encoding AI-2E family transporter, translating into MFKVLRDWMQRYFSDEEAVVLAVLLFLAFTAVLTLGGMLAPVLAGMVLAFLMQGLVNALERVRVPTRLAVMLVFALFIGALAVFMLVLVPLLWHQLITLFNELPGMLGKWQSLLLLLPERYPHLVSDEQVLHAIESVRGEIGKFGQWALTFSLSSLPLLVNAMIYLVLVPILVFFFLKDRELIGRWVSGYLPRQRTLLNRVGSEMNRQIANYIRGKGIEILICGIATYIAFISLGLNYAALLALLVGLSVVVPYVGAVVVTVPVTLIALFQWGWGDQFIYLMTVYAIIQALDGNVLVPLLFSEAVSLHPVAIICAVLLFGGLWGFWGIFFAIPLATLIKAVLDAWPRQEPSVSPLL; encoded by the coding sequence ATGTTCAAAGTGCTTCGCGACTGGATGCAGCGCTACTTCTCGGATGAGGAAGCGGTGGTGCTGGCGGTCCTGTTGTTCCTGGCTTTTACTGCGGTGCTCACCCTGGGTGGCATGCTCGCGCCGGTGCTGGCGGGCATGGTGCTGGCGTTTTTGATGCAGGGGCTGGTCAACGCCCTGGAGCGCGTGCGGGTACCAACCCGGTTGGCGGTAATGCTGGTGTTCGCCTTGTTCATCGGCGCGCTGGCGGTGTTCATGCTGGTGTTGGTACCGCTGCTGTGGCATCAGTTGATCACCCTGTTCAATGAGCTGCCGGGGATGCTCGGCAAGTGGCAATCGCTGTTGTTGCTGTTGCCCGAGCGCTACCCGCACCTGGTGTCGGATGAGCAAGTGCTGCACGCCATCGAATCGGTACGTGGCGAAATCGGCAAGTTCGGCCAGTGGGCACTGACCTTCTCGCTATCGAGCCTGCCGCTGCTGGTCAACGCCATGATCTACCTGGTGCTGGTGCCGATCCTGGTGTTCTTCTTCCTCAAGGACCGCGAACTGATCGGCCGTTGGGTCAGCGGCTACCTACCGCGCCAGCGCACCCTGCTGAACCGGGTGGGCAGCGAGATGAACCGGCAGATCGCCAACTACATTCGTGGCAAGGGTATCGAGATTCTGATCTGCGGCATTGCCACCTACATCGCGTTCATCAGCCTGGGGCTCAACTACGCCGCGTTGCTGGCGCTGCTGGTGGGGCTGTCGGTGGTGGTGCCGTACGTGGGGGCGGTGGTGGTGACCGTGCCGGTGACGTTGATCGCATTGTTCCAGTGGGGCTGGGGTGACCAGTTCATCTACCTGATGACGGTGTACGCGATCATCCAGGCGCTGGACGGCAACGTGCTGGTGCCGCTGTTGTTCTCCGAGGCGGTGAGCCTGCACCCGGTGGCGATCATCTGCGCGGTATTGCTGTTTGGCGGGCTGTGGGGGTTCTGGGGGATCTTCTTCGCCATCCCGCTGGCGACCTTGATCAAGGCTGTGCTGGATGCCTGGCCCAGGCAGGAGCCTAGCGTTTCGCCACTGCTTTGA
- a CDS encoding sulfurtransferase TusA family protein, with protein MSDTLTCDAELDTSGLNCPLPLLKAKMELNRLASGAVLKVIATDAGSQRDFRTFAQLSGHTLLQETAEAGTYTYWLRKA; from the coding sequence ATGAGTGACACCCTGACCTGTGACGCCGAACTGGACACCAGCGGGCTGAATTGCCCTTTGCCGCTGCTCAAGGCGAAGATGGAACTCAACCGCCTGGCCAGCGGCGCAGTGCTCAAGGTAATTGCCACTGATGCAGGTTCGCAGCGCGATTTCCGCACTTTCGCCCAGTTATCCGGTCATACCCTGCTGCAAGAAACGGCTGAGGCCGGCACCTACACTTACTGGCTGCGCAAGGCCTGA
- a CDS encoding M48 family metalloprotease has protein sequence MNLLRPTLLTLACLLALPGHADDLPSLGDASSAIVSPQQEHQLGRAWLSLLRGQVNQLNDPQLKDYVETSVYRLAETSQLQDRRLEFILIDSRELNAFAAPGGIVGVNGGLFLNAQTEGEYASVLAHELAHLSQRHFARGVEAQQRMQLPMMAALLAGIVLAAGGGGDAGIGLIAGTQAAAIQEQRRFSRQNEQEADRIGIQNLEKAGYDPRNMPTMFERLARQYRYDAKPPEFLLTHPVTESRIADTRNRADQAPKGGVEDSMRYQLIRARVALTYEGTPGLAAKRFRAQLDEDPKLDAARYGLALAQIKGGQLNEARELLKPLLAKAPNDITYNLAQIDLDITNNRLADAQQRAERMQGLYPGNYPLKQVRADLLVKQNKPAEAEKVLNELVKSRPDDPDVWYDMAEVRGLSGNTIGLHRARAEFFTLVGDFDQAIQQLDYAKRRAGGNFPLAAQIDQRQREIMEQQRMVREMMGR, from the coding sequence ATGAATCTACTGCGCCCTACCCTGCTGACGCTGGCCTGCCTGTTGGCCCTTCCCGGCCATGCTGACGACCTGCCCTCACTGGGTGACGCCAGTTCCGCGATCGTTTCGCCGCAACAGGAGCACCAGCTCGGGCGCGCCTGGCTGAGCCTGCTGCGCGGCCAGGTCAACCAGCTTAACGACCCGCAGCTGAAGGACTACGTCGAAACCAGCGTGTACCGCCTGGCTGAGACCAGCCAGCTGCAGGACCGTCGCCTGGAATTCATCCTGATCGACAGCCGCGAGCTCAACGCCTTTGCCGCCCCAGGCGGCATCGTCGGGGTCAACGGCGGGCTGTTCCTCAACGCGCAGACCGAAGGCGAATACGCCTCGGTACTGGCCCACGAACTGGCGCACTTGTCGCAACGCCACTTCGCCCGTGGCGTCGAGGCTCAACAGCGCATGCAGTTGCCGATGATGGCGGCGCTGCTGGCCGGTATCGTGCTGGCAGCCGGGGGTGGCGGCGATGCGGGGATTGGCTTGATCGCCGGCACCCAGGCGGCGGCAATCCAGGAACAACGGCGCTTTTCGCGGCAGAACGAACAGGAAGCCGACCGCATCGGTATCCAGAACCTGGAAAAGGCCGGCTACGACCCGCGCAACATGCCGACCATGTTCGAGCGCTTGGCGCGGCAGTATCGTTATGACGCCAAGCCGCCGGAATTCCTGCTGACCCACCCGGTAACCGAATCACGTATCGCCGACACCCGCAACCGCGCTGACCAGGCGCCCAAGGGTGGCGTCGAAGACAGCATGCGCTACCAGCTGATCCGCGCCCGAGTGGCACTGACTTATGAAGGCACCCCAGGGCTGGCAGCCAAGCGCTTCCGCGCCCAGCTCGACGAAGACCCCAAGCTGGACGCCGCCCGCTACGGCCTGGCCCTGGCGCAAATCAAGGGTGGCCAGCTCAACGAGGCGCGCGAGTTGCTCAAGCCGCTGCTGGCCAAAGCACCCAACGACATCACCTACAACCTGGCGCAGATCGACCTGGACATCACCAACAACCGCCTGGCTGACGCGCAACAGCGGGCCGAGCGCATGCAGGGGCTGTACCCAGGTAATTACCCGCTGAAGCAGGTGCGTGCCGATTTGCTGGTGAAGCAGAACAAGCCCGCCGAGGCGGAGAAGGTGTTGAACGAGCTGGTGAAAAGCCGGCCGGATGACCCGGACGTGTGGTACGACATGGCCGAAGTCCGCGGTTTGTCGGGCAATACCATTGGCTTGCACCGGGCACGAGCAGAATTCTTCACACTGGTGGGCGATTTTGACCAGGCGATCCAACAGCTGGATTACGCCAAGCGTCGGGCGGGTGGCAACTTCCCGCTGGCGGCGCAGATTGACCAGCGCCAACGAGAGATCATGGAGCAGCAGCGCATGGTTAGGGAAATGATGGGGCGTTGA
- the nadA gene encoding quinolinate synthase NadA gives MTQISERLLVQAHLDAKQPNPLTAEQEAEYRAAIAAELKAQNAVLVAHYYCDPVIQALAEETGGCVSDSLEMARFGKNHPAETVIVAGVRFMGETAKILTPEKRVLMPTLEATCSLDLGCPVEEFSAFCDQHPERTVVVYANTSAAVKARADWVVTSSCALEIVESLMDNGETIIWGPDQHLGRYIQKQTGADMLLWDGACIVHEEFKSRQLADMKALYPDAAILVHPESPEAVIELADAVGSTSQLIKAAQTLPNKTFIVATDRGIFYKMQQLCPDKVFVEAPTAGNGAACRSCAHCPWMAMNTLERVLHCLRNGGDEIFVDPALVPKAIKPLNRMLDFTQAARLKLSGNA, from the coding sequence ATGACCCAAATTTCCGAACGCCTGTTGGTTCAGGCCCACCTCGACGCCAAGCAGCCCAACCCGCTGACAGCCGAGCAGGAGGCCGAATACCGTGCGGCCATTGCTGCCGAGCTCAAGGCCCAGAACGCCGTGCTGGTTGCCCACTATTACTGCGACCCGGTCATTCAGGCGCTCGCCGAAGAAACCGGCGGGTGCGTGTCCGACTCGCTGGAAATGGCCCGCTTCGGCAAGAACCACCCAGCCGAAACCGTGATCGTTGCCGGTGTGCGCTTCATGGGCGAGACAGCAAAAATCCTCACCCCAGAAAAGCGCGTGTTGATGCCGACGCTGGAGGCCACGTGCTCGCTCGACCTGGGCTGCCCGGTTGAAGAGTTCTCGGCCTTCTGCGACCAGCACCCCGAGCGTACCGTGGTGGTTTATGCCAACACCTCCGCTGCCGTTAAGGCCCGGGCCGACTGGGTGGTGACTTCCAGCTGCGCGCTGGAAATCGTCGAAAGCCTGATGGATAACGGCGAAACCATCATCTGGGGCCCGGACCAGCACCTGGGCCGCTACATCCAGAAGCAAACCGGTGCCGATATGCTGCTGTGGGACGGTGCCTGCATCGTTCACGAAGAGTTCAAGTCGCGCCAGTTGGCCGACATGAAGGCGCTGTACCCGGATGCTGCGATTTTGGTGCATCCCGAGTCGCCGGAAGCGGTGATCGAGCTGGCCGACGCGGTGGGCTCTACCAGCCAGCTGATCAAGGCTGCGCAGACCCTGCCGAACAAGACCTTCATCGTCGCCACTGACCGCGGCATCTTCTACAAGATGCAGCAGCTGTGCCCGGACAAGGTGTTCGTCGAAGCCCCCACCGCCGGTAACGGCGCGGCGTGCCGCAGTTGCGCGCACTGCCCGTGGATGGCGATGAATACCCTTGAGCGGGTGTTGCATTGCCTGCGTAATGGCGGCGATGAAATCTTCGTGGACCCGGCGCTGGTGCCCAAGGCAATCAAGCCGTTGAACCGAATGTTGGACTTTACCCAGGCGGCGCGCCTGAAGCTGTCCGGTAACGCCTGA
- a CDS encoding YdgA family protein translates to MKKSVGILSGLAVAIAVATTAGAWYTGQQLPAQLDNALARSNAELNKALLSTGGSMSIERVSLEQHFFSSTAQYRLKARDINLGEGEVVNFDVGVTDHIEHGPFPWSRVKALKLMPVMAVSNSALQKDDFTAAWFAAAGDQAPVSAQTSLGYDGNVLSQIQLAPVKLDEADGNSLDFSGMQLHVSADQDGKASKFEGQAERFLMRLVRDDQPPATFELKGLKVGGQLAATAHQAIYVGKVDLALAETKVTLGPKQQVLLVKGLEQNAMQTLEGPDTVGGRVAYKVGDISWDGRAVGKAQMAVSITSVNAPALQALSTWYQAHLPEFEAAAAAGQPVPEIQMDDAQKARFQGDLQKLLAAKPTVAVENLSFKTANGESRFDLSMHFAAPTSFDLPPDQLSKQLITEVKSKLSLSKPMIGDLATLQALLDGQTDAQAIAMQSSQAGEMVGMMALQSGMATVQGSDVVSSLHYADGMVDFNGRKMTVEEFAMLMAAHLAALSPQG, encoded by the coding sequence ATGAAGAAATCAGTTGGCATCCTTTCCGGCCTGGCTGTCGCCATCGCCGTCGCAACCACCGCTGGTGCCTGGTACACCGGCCAGCAGCTGCCGGCGCAGCTGGACAACGCCCTGGCCCGCAGCAACGCCGAACTCAACAAGGCCTTGCTGAGCACAGGTGGCAGCATGAGTATCGAGCGGGTGTCGCTGGAGCAGCATTTCTTCAGCAGTACTGCCCAGTACCGGCTCAAGGCCCGCGACATCAACCTGGGCGAAGGCGAGGTGGTGAATTTCGACGTGGGTGTGACCGACCATATCGAGCATGGCCCGTTCCCGTGGTCGCGGGTAAAGGCTCTGAAGCTGATGCCAGTGATGGCGGTTAGCAACAGCGCCTTGCAGAAGGACGACTTTACGGCGGCGTGGTTCGCCGCTGCGGGCGACCAGGCCCCGGTCAGCGCCCAGACCAGCCTGGGTTACGACGGCAACGTGCTCAGCCAGATCCAGTTGGCACCGGTCAAGCTTGACGAAGCGGATGGCAACAGCCTCGACTTCTCGGGCATGCAGTTGCACGTCAGCGCTGACCAGGACGGCAAAGCGTCGAAATTCGAAGGCCAGGCCGAGCGTTTCCTGATGAGGCTGGTGCGCGACGACCAACCGCCTGCCACCTTTGAGCTCAAAGGCCTGAAGGTCGGCGGCCAGCTGGCGGCCACCGCACACCAGGCCATCTATGTGGGCAAAGTCGACCTGGCGCTGGCAGAAACCAAGGTTACCTTGGGGCCCAAGCAGCAGGTGCTGCTGGTCAAGGGCCTTGAGCAGAACGCCATGCAAACCCTCGAAGGCCCAGATACCGTTGGCGGCCGCGTTGCGTACAAGGTTGGCGATATCAGCTGGGATGGTCGCGCGGTGGGCAAGGCTCAGATGGCCGTGAGCATCACCTCGGTCAACGCGCCGGCGCTACAGGCGCTGTCGACGTGGTACCAGGCGCACCTGCCGGAATTCGAGGCCGCAGCTGCCGCCGGCCAGCCGGTGCCGGAAATCCAGATGGACGATGCGCAGAAGGCCAGGTTCCAGGGCGACTTGCAAAAACTGCTGGCGGCCAAGCCCACGGTGGCGGTGGAAAACCTGTCGTTCAAAACCGCCAATGGTGAAAGCCGCTTCGACCTGTCGATGCACTTCGCCGCCCCGACCAGCTTCGACCTGCCGCCAGACCAGCTGAGCAAGCAACTGATCACCGAGGTGAAGAGCAAGCTGTCACTGTCGAAGCCGATGATCGGTGACTTGGCAACCTTGCAGGCGCTACTGGATGGCCAGACCGACGCCCAGGCCATTGCCATGCAGTCGAGCCAGGCAGGGGAAATGGTGGGCATGATGGCGCTGCAAAGCGGTATGGCCACTGTGCAGGGCAGCGATGTGGTGAGCAGCCTGCACTATGCCGACGGCATGGTCGACTTCAATGGCAGGAAGATGACCGTGGAAGAGTTCGCCATGCTCATGGCCGCACACCTGGCGGCGCTGTCGCCGCAGGGTTGA
- a CDS encoding APC family permease → MQHDHSVSGNGQLRKTLRLWHVIIIGLAYLTPMTVFDTFGIVSGITAGHVPSAYLLALTGILFTAVSYGTLVKRFPQSGSAYTYTQRAINPHVGFLVGWSSLLDYLLLPMVNALLAKLYLSAMFPEVPEWMWVAGFVTLISLINMRSVNLVAHFNLLFVAVQVAIIAVFIYLCVRGLDHGEGLGTAWSLLPFADSQTQFSALAAGATILCFSFLGFDAVTCLSEETRDPAKTIPRAIFLTALIGGVVFITVSYFIQAYFPTMARFHDQEAALPEIALYVGGKLFQSIFIACTVINTIASGLASQTSVSRLLYVMGRDNVIPASVFARLHSRYKTPVLNIAVVGVISLSAIFFDLVTATSIINFGALVAFSFVNLAVINHCYLREGNRKGLANQLKYLVLPTIGFCIIVSLWLDLNAHSLMFGGIWAALGLVYLGWLTKAFRAAPPNYVAE, encoded by the coding sequence ATGCAGCATGACCACAGCGTTTCTGGCAACGGCCAACTGCGCAAAACTCTGCGCCTCTGGCATGTGATCATCATCGGCTTGGCCTACCTGACGCCAATGACCGTGTTCGACACCTTCGGTATTGTGTCTGGGATTACCGCCGGCCACGTACCTAGCGCCTACCTCCTGGCGCTGACCGGCATCCTGTTCACCGCCGTGAGCTACGGCACGCTGGTCAAACGCTTCCCGCAGTCGGGCTCGGCCTACACCTACACCCAACGCGCGATCAACCCGCATGTGGGCTTTCTGGTCGGCTGGTCGTCACTGCTGGACTACCTGCTACTGCCAATGGTCAATGCGCTGCTAGCCAAGCTTTACCTGTCGGCGATGTTCCCGGAAGTTCCGGAGTGGATGTGGGTGGCTGGCTTCGTCACGTTGATCAGCCTGATCAACATGCGCAGCGTAAACCTGGTGGCGCACTTCAACTTGCTGTTCGTGGCCGTGCAGGTGGCGATCATCGCCGTGTTCATTTACCTGTGCGTGCGCGGCCTGGACCACGGTGAAGGGCTGGGCACCGCCTGGAGCCTGTTGCCGTTCGCCGACAGCCAGACCCAATTCAGCGCCCTGGCCGCCGGTGCGACCATCTTGTGCTTCTCATTCCTGGGCTTCGATGCGGTCACTTGCTTGTCCGAGGAAACCCGCGACCCGGCTAAAACCATCCCCCGGGCGATCTTCCTCACCGCACTGATCGGCGGCGTGGTGTTCATCACCGTGTCGTACTTCATCCAGGCGTACTTCCCGACCATGGCACGCTTCCACGACCAGGAAGCGGCCCTGCCGGAAATCGCCCTGTATGTCGGTGGCAAGCTGTTCCAGTCGATTTTCATCGCCTGCACAGTGATCAACACCATCGCCTCGGGCCTGGCCTCGCAAACCAGCGTGTCGCGCCTGCTGTATGTGATGGGCCGCGACAACGTGATCCCGGCCAGCGTCTTCGCCCGCCTGCATTCGCGCTACAAGACACCCGTGCTGAACATTGCCGTGGTGGGCGTTATTTCACTGTCGGCGATCTTCTTCGACCTGGTTACCGCTACCTCAATCATCAACTTCGGCGCGCTGGTCGCGTTCAGCTTCGTCAACCTGGCGGTGATCAACCACTGCTACCTGCGTGAAGGCAACCGCAAAGGCCTGGCTAACCAGCTGAAGTACCTGGTGCTGCCTACCATCGGTTTCTGCATCATCGTCTCACTGTGGCTGGACCTGAACGCACATTCGCTGATGTTTGGTGGCATCTGGGCTGCGCTCGGGCTGGTTTACCTGGGCTGGCTGACCAAAGCATTCCGGGCGGCACCGCCCAACTACGTTGCTGAATGA
- a CDS encoding methyl-accepting chemotaxis protein, with protein MQQQHREIEQVATAANEMSATALDVAHNASQAAQAARAADQASREGLQLIDSTRQGIDRLAAGMNTAMDEARALEGRSGQIGSVLEVIRTIAEQTNLLALNAAIEAARAGEAGRGFAVVADEVRGLAQRTQLSVEEIRQVIEGLQQGTQDVVGAMHEGQRQAEDSAARMEQALPALQRIGEAVAVISDMNLQIASAAEEQSAVAEEVNRNVAGIRDVTESLAGQADESARISQALNRLANQQQALMAQFRV; from the coding sequence ATGCAGCAGCAACACCGTGAAATCGAGCAGGTGGCCACGGCAGCCAACGAAATGAGCGCCACGGCGCTGGATGTCGCCCACAACGCCTCACAGGCAGCGCAGGCCGCACGTGCTGCCGACCAGGCCAGCCGCGAAGGCCTACAGCTGATCGACAGCACCCGCCAGGGCATCGACCGCCTGGCTGCCGGCATGAACACCGCCATGGACGAAGCGCGCGCACTGGAGGGCCGCAGCGGGCAGATCGGCTCGGTGCTGGAGGTGATCCGCACGATTGCCGAGCAAACCAACCTGCTGGCGCTGAATGCCGCCATCGAGGCCGCCCGCGCGGGCGAAGCTGGGCGTGGTTTTGCCGTGGTGGCCGATGAAGTGCGCGGCCTGGCCCAGCGCACCCAGCTATCAGTGGAGGAAATCCGCCAGGTCATCGAAGGCTTGCAGCAAGGCACCCAAGATGTAGTGGGCGCCATGCACGAAGGCCAGCGCCAGGCCGAGGACAGCGCCGCGCGCATGGAGCAGGCGCTACCGGCGCTGCAGCGCATCGGCGAGGCGGTGGCAGTGATTAGCGACATGAACCTGCAAATTGCCTCGGCAGCCGAAGAGCAGAGCGCTGTGGCCGAGGAAGTGAACCGCAACGTGGCAGGCATTCGCGACGTGACCGAATCGCTGGCGGGCCAGGCAGATGAATCGGCGCGGATCAGCCAGGCCTTGAACCGGCTGGCCAACCAGCAGCAGGCGCTGATGGCGCAGTTTCGCGTCTAG
- a CDS encoding cation diffusion facilitator family transporter — MQNPNRSTFFDITSEQGLLRTSIAVTLFIAIIGIAFGLASGSFSIVFDGVYSLVDASMSGLSLVVVKLITSHTTSVQMSRKLRERFTMGFWHLEPMVLALNGILLSGVAIYALINAVSSLLQGGRHLEFGIAMVYALVTVIACVTIAMVEARANHKLKSDFVRMDVKGWVMSASITAALLIAFCFGYAVQGTSLEWVSPYIDPAVLALVCLVIVPLPMSVVRQALSEIFLVTPGDLKLHVDEVAKAFVARHGLQSYRAYVAKVGRSREIELYFIVPKAMAAKTIEEWDAWRNEIGDAVGGEGPDRWLTVVFTGDPEWAE; from the coding sequence ATGCAAAACCCAAACAGATCCACCTTCTTCGACATCACCAGCGAACAGGGCCTGCTACGCACCTCGATCGCCGTCACCCTGTTCATCGCCATCATCGGTATTGCCTTCGGCCTTGCCTCTGGCTCGTTCTCCATCGTGTTCGACGGTGTGTACTCGCTGGTCGATGCCAGCATGAGCGGGCTGTCGCTGGTGGTGGTCAAGCTAATCACTTCGCACACCACCAGCGTGCAAATGTCGCGCAAGCTGCGCGAGCGCTTCACCATGGGCTTTTGGCACCTGGAACCGATGGTGCTGGCACTCAATGGCATTCTGCTCAGCGGCGTGGCCATCTATGCGCTAATCAACGCTGTCAGCAGCCTGCTGCAAGGCGGCCGCCACCTGGAGTTCGGTATTGCCATGGTCTACGCGCTGGTGACGGTGATCGCCTGCGTGACCATCGCCATGGTCGAAGCCCGCGCCAACCACAAGCTGAAGTCGGACTTCGTGCGCATGGACGTCAAGGGCTGGGTAATGTCAGCCAGCATCACCGCTGCACTGCTGATCGCCTTCTGCTTTGGCTATGCCGTGCAGGGCACATCGCTGGAGTGGGTGTCGCCATACATTGACCCGGCGGTGCTGGCGCTGGTGTGCCTGGTGATCGTGCCGTTGCCGATGTCGGTGGTGCGTCAGGCGCTTTCGGAGATTTTCTTGGTAACGCCGGGCGACCTCAAGCTGCATGTGGATGAAGTGGCCAAGGCCTTCGTTGCACGCCATGGATTGCAGTCGTACCGCGCCTATGTGGCCAAGGTTGGGCGCTCGCGGGAGATCGAACTGTACTTCATCGTGCCGAAGGCAATGGCCGCGAAGACCATCGAGGAATGGGATGCGTGGCGCAACGAGATTGGTGATGCGGTGGGCGGTGAAGGGCCGGACCGTTGGCTGACGGTGGTGTTCACTGGCGACCCCGAATGGGCTGAGTAA
- the queC gene encoding 7-cyano-7-deazaguanine synthase QueC, giving the protein MTEKRAVILLSGGLDSATVVAMAKAEGYSCYTMSFDYGQRHRAELNAAARVARDLGVVEHKVIGLSLDGIGGSALTDSSIDVPEAPGEGIPVTYVPARNTVFLSLALGWAEVLEARDIFIGVNAVDYSGYPDCRPEFVEAFERMANLATKAGVEGQGFRIQAPLQNMSKAQIVQAGMARGVDYSLTVSCYQADDEGRACGKCDSCRLRADGFKAAGVEDPTRYA; this is encoded by the coding sequence ATGACAGAAAAACGCGCAGTAATCCTGCTGTCCGGCGGCCTGGACTCGGCCACCGTGGTTGCCATGGCCAAGGCCGAAGGCTACAGCTGCTACACCATGAGCTTCGACTACGGTCAGCGCCACCGCGCCGAGCTGAACGCCGCCGCTCGCGTGGCCCGCGACCTGGGCGTCGTAGAGCACAAGGTAATTGGCCTGAGCCTCGATGGCATTGGCGGGTCGGCGTTGACCGACAGCAGCATCGACGTGCCGGAAGCCCCGGGCGAAGGCATCCCGGTCACCTATGTACCCGCGCGCAACACCGTGTTCCTGTCGCTGGCCCTGGGTTGGGCAGAAGTACTGGAAGCGCGGGATATCTTCATCGGCGTCAATGCCGTGGATTATTCCGGCTACCCGGATTGCCGCCCCGAGTTTGTCGAAGCCTTCGAGCGCATGGCCAACCTAGCGACCAAGGCCGGTGTAGAGGGGCAGGGCTTCCGCATCCAGGCACCCCTGCAGAACATGAGCAAAGCGCAGATCGTGCAGGCCGGCATGGCCCGTGGTGTGGATTACAGCCTGACCGTGTCCTGCTATCAGGCCGATGACGAGGGGCGTGCTTGTGGCAAATGCGACAGCTGCCGCTTGCGCGCCGACGGCTTCAAGGCCGCCGGTGTTGAAGACCCGACGCGATACGCTTGA